The proteins below are encoded in one region of Silene latifolia isolate original U9 population chromosome 2, ASM4854445v1, whole genome shotgun sequence:
- the LOC141642048 gene encoding uncharacterized protein LOC141642048: protein MNLSGVESSEQSNTIQASLRYARKQDDEIETVVQAAVLREQESATQQVIQSQREVRGTSTLPDDKDIFSGQQDPNAIKEHLLKLTAEHR, encoded by the exons ATGAACTTATCTGGAGTAGAATCCTCTGAACAATCTAATACCATTCAAGCTTCTTTGCGCTATGCCCGTAAACAAGATGATGAGATTGAGACAGTTGTTCAGGCTGCTGTATTGCGTGAACAA GAAAGCGCCACCCAACAAGTTATACAAAGCCAAAG GGAGGTCAGAGGAACTAGCACGCTGCCTGATGATAAGGACATTTTTTCCGGACAGCAAGATCCAAATGCAATAAAG GAGCATCTGCTGAAGCTTACTGCAGAGCATCGGTGA